AGCGGCAGCTTCTACCGTACCGACATCGGCTACCGGGCCATCGCCCGCGAGCGCGGTGAGCACCAGCAGTAAGTTGTACCGAACTGCCGCAGCGCCTTGGGCCTGCGGCATTCGGCTCGTCGACAGGGTTCTACTGGGGCCTTGCCTTCGACTTGGCGCGCCGCGCATAGTAATTACACGGCATTTCAGCTAGGAAGGGATCTCGTAGTGCGTCGGCTTCGGATTGCCACAACTCTGATCGTCAGCTTGCTGACCCTGCTCTGCCTTCTACCGGCTTCGGCTGACCAGGGCGGAGGTTGGTCCGTGCTGCTCGATGAGCAGGCCAACCTGCAGCTGAGCGATGTTCGCTCCGATCGCTATCGCAGTCAGTTCAGCCCGATTATTCTCGCCGACCTTGATGCCGCGCCCGCCGAGCAGGCCTTATGGTTGCACTATCGCCTGGCACCAGGTGAGCAGGAGCAACTGCTTAGGGTTTTTGCCCCCGACCTTTCCCGCCTCGACCTGTATGCCCTGGACGGTGACCGCCTGCTGCGCCAGCTGCACCACGGGCGTCAGGCCGGCAACGCCAGCCCCACGCTGCGCGGCAGCGACCATGTATTGCCACTGCCCAACAGCCAGCAAACGCTGGATATTTACCTGCGTCTGGTGTCAGAGCACCAATTGCGCCCTGCCGTCAGCCTTGAACCGGCAGCGGTTGCGGCCTCCGATCAGAGCCAGACTTTGCTGTTCGGCATGCTTTTCGGCAGTTTGGTGATGCTGATCCTGCACAACCTGATCCGCTTCTTCTATACACGTTCCAGCACCACGCTGATTCTTGCCCTTTACCACGGCCTCATGCTGCTCAGCGGGCTAATTCTGCTCAACCTCAGCGGCCCTTGGTGGCACCTGTGGCACAGTGCACAAACCCCGGCTGCCTACCTGACACTGGTGCTGGCGGGCATGGCAGGCCTGTTTTTCACTCAGCATTTCTTCTCGCCCTGCAACTCGGCACAACTCAACCGCCTTCTGCAGGCGGAACTGTTGATCACCGCGGTCAGCGGATTGATCCTGCTGTTCGTCGACACACTGCCGCTCAACCTGATGACTTATGCCCTGCTTGCTCTGGGCAGCGTGACCATGCTGCTGGTCAGCAGCTATCACTGGTACAAAGGCTATGCGCCCGCCCGGCTGTTCAGCCTTGCCATGGTGGTATTCAACCTGGGAGGCTTGGTGCTGCTACCGGCCCTGCTGGGCCTGACCCGCACCTCCACGCCGTGGCTGCTGTGTATTTTGCTGGGGTTGACCGCGGTCAGTGGCCTGCTGCTGAACCTGGCCGTCAGTGAACGCTTGCGAAGGATGAGCGAGGAGCGCTTCAGCGCCAGCCGCGCCCTCGCTGCCAGCGACGCTGAAATCAATGCCAAAGCCGAGTTCCTGGCCAAGATCAGCCACGAAATCCGCACCCCCATGAATGGCGTATTGGGCATGACCGAGCTGCTGCTTGGCACGCCGCTGTCAGTCAAGCAGCGTGACTACGTACAAACCATCCACAGCGCCGGTAACGAACTGCTCACGCTGATCAACGAAATTCTCGACATTTCCAAGCTGGAATCACGGCAGATCGAACTGGACGATGTGCAGTTCGACCTCAACGCCCTGATCGAGGATTGCCTGAACATTTTCCGCGCCAAGGCCGAACAGCAGAACATCGAACTAATCAGTTTCACCCAGCCGCAAGTGCCCAGAGTGATCAGTGGCGACCCCACTCGGCTGCGCCAGGCATTGTCGAGCCTGCTTGAAAACGCCCTGAAAAACACCGAGCAGGGTGAAATCCTGCTGGTAGTTGCGCTGGACCAGCGCGGTGAGGTGCCGCGCCTGCGTATCGCCGTTCAGGACAGCGGTGAACCACTGCCCGCCGCCGAGCGCGAAGCGCTGCTGCAGGCCGAGTTGCACAGCCACCAGTTCCTCTCCAGTAACAAGCTTGGCGGCCATTTGGGCCTGGTCATTGCCAAACAATTGATCGGGTTGATGCAGGGCGAGTTCGGCATCAAGAGCAGCACCAGCATGGGCAATACTTTGTGGCTGACCCTGCCCCTGGACCCTGCGCGCCTTGAACAGCCGCCTGCTGACCCCGACGGTCCCCTGCGCGATGCCCGCGTGCTGGTCGTGGACGACAACGACACCTGCCGCAAAGTACTGGTGCAACAATGCAGCGCCTGGGGCATGAACGTGAGTGCAGTGCCCTCAGGCAAGGAAGCATTGGCTTTATTGCGCACCAAAGCGCACCTGCGCGACTACTTCGACGCCGTGCTGCTGGACCAGAACATGCCTGGCATGACCGGTATGCAACTGGCCGCCAAAATCAAGGAAGACCCAAGCCTCAATCACGACATCCTGGTGGTGATGCTCACAGGTATCAGCAACGCACCGAGCAAGGTCATCGCCCGCAATGCAGGGGTCAAGCGTATTCTGGCAAAACCGGTGGCCGGGTATACCCTCAAAACCACACTGGCCGAGGAGCTGGCCCAACGCGGCCGTGAGCAGACGTTGCCCGTATCAGTGCCGAGTTCGCAACCCTCGCTGGAACTCCCCGGCGACTTCCGCGTATTGGTCGCCGAAGACAACACCATTTCCACCAAGGTAATCCGCGGCATGCTGGGCAAGCTCAACCTTGAACCAGACACTGCCAGCAACGGCGAAGAAGCCCTGCAAGCCATGAAAGCCCAGCGCTATGACCTGGTGCTGATGGACTGCGAAATGCCGATACTCGATGGCTTCTCCGCAACCCAGCAACTGCGCGCATGGGAAGTCGCCAATCAGCGCCAGCGCACCCCGGTAGTGGCGTTGACAGCGCACATTCTTGCCGAACACAAGGAGCGCGCACGGTTGTCTGGCATGGATGGCCATATGGCCAAGCCTGTGGAGCTGTCGCAACTGCGAGAGCTCATTCAATACTGGGCTTGTCACAGAGAAGCCAAGGCGGATGACCCCCTGCAAACCTCCTGATCTATAGTGGCTGCATCGGCCCCGCCAGGAACACTTCCCATGCTCCATGAGTTATTCAGCGTCTACCTCAAGATGCTTGTGCTCTACAGCCCGTTTTTCGTGCTGTCCTGCTTCATCAGCCTTACCCGTGGCCACTCCAGCAAAGAGCGCAAGCACCTGGCCTGGAAGGTGGCATTCGCCGTGCTGGTCGCCAGTGTGTTGCTGTATCTGTTTGGCAGGGTGATTTTTGGCGTTTTCGGCATCACGGCCGATGCCTTCCGCATTGGTGCCGGCAGCGTGTTGTTCATTTCGGCCTTGGGCATGGCCCAAGGCAAGCCAGCCGTACAGGCGGACAATGTGCAGCAGGATGTAACCATCGTGCCCTTGACCATCCCGCTGACGGTAGGCCCGGGCACCATCGGTGCCCTGCTGGTAATGGGGGTTGGCCAGCCGCATTGGGACGATAAACTGCTGGCCATCATCAGCATCGCGCTTGCCAGTTTTACCGTGGGCCTGGTGCTGTACCTTTCGCACGGTATAGAGCGGCTGCTTGGCGACCAGGGCCTGCAGATCGTCAGCCGCCTGATGGGGCTGTTCGTCTGCGCCCTGGCGGCGCAGATCATCTTCACCGGGATCAAGGGTTACCTGGCACTTTGACTTGTGTGGCTTAATTACGACACATCGTTAAGCAGTGATACGGGAAATTTACCCTCGGTTTCCAACGTGAGTGATACCCGGAAGTAAAATGGGGCAGATGTACTGATCACGCAGATCCTCTAACCGCTCCTCCAACAGCGGGCTGATTTCGCGCAGCACACTTTCTTGCACCATATAAGTACCCGAGTACGTACTCACATCCCGTACATAGGTGTTTTCAAAGCACCGCCTTGGCGCTGAATGCACCACTGGCTCGGAGCTGCAAAATGAAAGCTCACTGCTGACAATCAGCGCATCGGGTAAGAGCACCCGGCATTCCAGCGTTATCCGGGCGCCGCTCGAGCAGCCCATGGCGTTAATGCATTCCGCCCATAAAGCCTGTTGTGCAGGGCGCCCCTCCAGCGCAACGAATGCGTTCAGACAGGTGTCTACCTTGGGATGCCACTTTCTGGCCAATTGCCTGGACAAGTTGCGGTGCAAAGTATCGAACACGTCCAGCGCCGGTTCGTTTTTCAGCGTTGATGCCGTATGGCTATCCGAGACGGTACTTACGCACCCAAGTGAAGCCTGGGTGGCATGGTAATGCCTGTACCAATCGCTGATATCACCTGGCGCGGATACGTTGTTTTTGGTATCGAGGTAAGCGCACAACTGTACGTTCAAAAGGTCTTTAACCTGATGGTCACTCAACGCTGCCGATGCCAGCACCAGACTGTTGCCGTTGAGCCAAAGCTTGAAATCCTGCGACATGGGGCCTCCTGGGTCAGAAGCACCGGCGCTGGAGCACCGGTGCGGCATATCAGCGCTTGAGTTTCAGCGACAGCAGCGTTGCACGGGCATTACCGTGAACACGGCTGATCAGGACATCGCGATTCGCTTCATACAGGCTACGATGCAAGGAAAGCGCCGCCGAGCCCGTATAGTTGCTGGTACCACTGCTGCTCCACTTGAACAGCAGATAGTTCGCATCTTTATCAGGTTCGGCATCGGTCTGAATTGCACTCAGCAGCATGACCACTTCGCCCGAAGCAGACTCGTCGCACTTGGCGAGCGAGAGCCCGGTTCTATCTTCTTCGTGGCTTTTACGGTTCAGAATTTCGACGGCTTCCTCGCTGTTCGCGAGCGTCGAAATGATCGACTTGCCCAAATCCAGCGCGCCTGCGGCACCATTCCCGGAAATGAAGCCAATTGCAGCTTGCAGCCCTTTACCGACAAGATTGCTCAGGTCAAGCTTCATGTTGCTGTCAGAAATCTGGGACAGTTCGTAATTGATGGGCAACCAGCCGCACTGCTGCATGACCTGGATGTACATGTCGAACCACTCGGCAGTCTGCTTCTTCGGATGGTACTCAGCAGTTGCCGCCTGGTTAGCAAAAACATGGCACTCTTTTGCCGCGTTTTTGCTCGCCTCGCTCATGTGATCCTGAAACAAGAACACATTCTTGTCTTCGAGCACTTCGATGTGGTGATTGGCGTCGGTCATTACAAACTCCTTGGTAGATTTAGGCAGGCGTATTGCCCCCTGCGCCTAATCAACCTACGAGAAGTAACCCGCTCATCCTTGAGCGAAATGCTTCCTTTGACACAGGGTTTACTACCTGTGTCAGGGTTTGCTGCCATACCAGCGAGGTGTATATACCCAACGCTTGCCGTCTGGGCGCTCGAAGGTGCAGGTAGTCGATGAGCCCACCAGCACCATGGTGCGCATATCGACCATTTCCGGCACCAGTTCGGCCAGTTCGATGACACGCAGCGTCTGCCCCGGCCTACCAATGTCTCGGCCAAGGACTACCGGGGTATGCCCGTCGCGGTGTCGGCGCACTACCTCAAGCGCCACCCCCAACTGGTTGGGCCTGGCTTTGGAGATCGGGTTGTAGAATGCCAACACCAAGTCCGCCTGGGAGGCCAGGTCCAGGCGTTTCTCAATGATTGACCACGGTTTGAGGTTGTCCGACAGCGAAATGACGCAGAAATCGTGCCCCAACGGCGCACCCGCTTGCGCTGCTGTGGCAAGCGAAGCGGAAACCCCCGGCAGTATCTCCAGATCAACCCGATGCCAAGCCGGGTCCGTTGATTCATGCAACGCTTCAAGCACGGCGGCGGCCATGGCAAAGACGCCCGGGTCGCCCGAAGACACTACGACCACCGAACGGCCTTGGGCTGCCAGCTCGAACGCATGCCGGGCTCGCTGCATCTCTTCACGGTTGTCGGTGCAGTGCAGCACCTGATCGTCCCTAAACGGGCCAGCCATTCGCACGTAGGTTTCGTAACCCAGCACGTCCTCAGCGCGTGCCAATTCGGCCTTGACCGCCGGCACCATCAATTCGGCAGCTCCGGGTCCAAGGCCGATGACTGCAAGGCGACCCCGACGCCGGCCAACTCGCTCAACGTCAACAGGCGAAGAAGCCACGGCGACCACCACGCTTCCCTGTTCGATCAGCCGGGCGTTTGGCAACACCTGCGAGACCATACTCGCCAAAGTCTCGCTCTCGGCGGCAAAGCGCAACGCCACCCCGAGTTCGGCTGCAGCCCCGTGCAGCGCCGACTCAGCCATGTTCGCTTCACTGGCCAACAGGCTGGCCAGGGATGCCTGGGCAATGTTCGCCTCACGCAAAGCGCTTCGCACCTGCTCAGCCAAGCCAGTACCGCCTGCGTCAACTGCAACCACCACCGAGCGCGGGTGGATCAGCAATTCGTCCCGATGCGGCAGGCGTGCTTCGCTGCTGACATGAATGGTGCGCTGCGCCACTTCGCTGGCTGGCAGGCAGGCACCTTCGAGCCAAGGGGCTTCACCCTCGACACGCACCGACTCACCCGCCAGCAGGTCGGAGACGAAACGTTTGCCCTGCTCCAGGTCTGCCAATGCATAGCCCTGCGGAGGGTTCAGCAGGCAAGTGCCGAAGCGCAACTCGCCGCTGGTGGTGATGGCTGCGGCCACGCCCAGCGCTTCACCGATTTCACGGGCCATGACGTTGACACCACTGAGCCCGCCCAGCAACGGCACAACCGCGCTGCCATCCTCGGCCACTGCAAGCACCGGCGGCTCTTCGCCCTTGTCGCCGAGCAGGCAAGCCAGGCTACGGATGACGATGCCTGCCGCGCACAAGGCAATGATCGGAGCACCCTGCTGATAGAGTGCACGCAACGTATCGCCGAAAGCCTGATAGTAATGGTCAGCGCCTTCGACCCGACCACTCAGGCCGTATAGGGCCGCCTGTGGATAACGCTGTTGGATACGCTGCGCCGTTGCCAGGCTGCCTGCGCCCAACAGCACGATTGCCGGTGCTTTCTGCATGCTCACCCCTGCCATTTTTCACCCGGCACGATGATCAGCGAAAAATACGGGGAGGACTGCGGGTCAACCTCCTCCAGTGGCACGATCTTCTGGTTGGCCATCGTTGCGCGCTCCACGTAAAGCGCGCGCTGCGCCAGCCCCAGCTCGCCAAGCACATCACGGACCTTGGGGAAATTACGGCCCAGTTTCATGATCACGGCGGCATCGGCATCAGCCAGGCGGCGCTTGAGGTCTTCGGCAGGCAAGACGCCCGAGAGCACCGACAGGCTCTGGTTGCGGTAGACCAGCGGTGCACCCAGTACTGACGCACCACCGAGCATCGAGCAGACGCCCGGGATCACTTCGGCCTCATGGTTTTGCGCCAGCCGGTCATGCAGGTACATGTAGGAGCCGTAGAAGAACGGGTCACCTTCGCAGATCACTGCCACATCGCGGCCGGCGTTCAGGTGCTCGGCAACCTGCACGCTGGCTTCATCGTAGAAGTCGCTGATCACTTGCTCGTACGACAGCGGAGCTGGCAGCACTTCGGTGGTCACCGGGTACACCAGCGGCAGCAAAATCTGCTCTGCCTGCAAGTGTGCCTCAATGATCCCGAAAGCATTGCCCCGCTTGCCCTTGGCTACAAAGTAAGCGACCACTGGAGCCTCGCGCAGCAGGCGCAATGCCTTGAGGGTGATCAACTCAGGGTCGCCTGGCCCTACGCCCAGGCCTAGCAGACGTCCACGCGGCGCCATCATTCCACCTCCGTGGCCAGGGCGTTGACGGCAGCAGCAGCCATGGCGCTGCCCCCCAATCGGCCCTGCATGATCACAAACGGCACACCACGGCTATCGGCGGCCAGCATTGCCTTGGATTCGGCAGCGCCCACGAAACCGACCGGGAAGCCGAGAATCAACGCAGGTTTCGGCGCACCGGCGTCGAGCATTTCGAGCAGGTAAAACAGCGCCGTCGGTGCATTGCCGATGACCACCACACTGCCCTCAAGGTGCGGCCGCCACAGTTCAAGTGCCACGGCCGAGCGCGTATTGCCAGCTTCCTTGGCCAGGCCTGGAACACTTGGGTCACGCAGGGTACAGATCACCTGATTGTCGGCTGGCAGGCGGGCGCGGGTAATGCCCTCGGCGACCATGTGCGCATCGCACAGAATTGGCGCGCCATTGGCCAAGGCTTCACGCCCGGCGCGGCCTGCCCCTTCGGAAAACTGCAGGCCATCGATGGCCTCGACCATGCCGCAGGCGTGGATCACCCGTACGGCTAGCTTTTCCAGGTCGGCGGGAATCCGCTCAAGCCGGGCTTCCTCACGGATGATCCGAAAGGAATTGCGATAGATCTCCTGACCATCGCGGATGTAGTCAATCATCAAGGTGCTCCGTGGGCAGGGCGAGCATGGCGCCTGCCTCGTTCAAGGTAAGGTGGGTGGCGCGCAGGGCACCCAGGCCCGGCAAGCGCGCGTCACGCAAATAGAGGTCGTAGCGGCCCGGCGAGCGGGCCAGCAAGGTAGCCGGGGCGACATGAGCCACGGCGCAGGATCGGTGGCACCCGGACAGGTGCACGCTGGCTGGAGCACCCGGGGGCAACAGGGTTGCCAAGGTTGCAGCGTCGGCCTTTGTCTCGCCGTGGGCCTTGGCGCAGCCACTGCTGCCGGTGCAAGCGACGAGGCGCGCCAGTGGATGACCGTCCTGAAGCAGGCCGGCAACTGATAATGCTTGCCGGGCAGGCTCAATGCCCGCAGGGTCGATGTTGGTCAGCACCAGGCTTTGCCATGGGCTCATACGCAGGCTGGCGTCGCCCCATTGGCGGGCAACCTGCGCAGCGGCGCGCAGCATGGCGGGGGTAAGCCTGCCAAGGGGGGGCGCAACACCCAAAGCAGTGCCTTGATGCTGCGCCAGCACACCCAGCCACCGGCTCATCAACGCCTCACGACGCCAGTCAAGGACGGCGGCATCGCGGCGAATGCTCAAGCCAAGGCCGTCGATGAAGCGCTCGGCCGGGCAGGTTTCGAGCAACTGGCGCATGCGCGACTGCTCGGGGGTGGCCAGGTCAAGGAAGCGCTCCAGCACGGCACGTACCAGTTCCAGCCCGTTCTCGACCGGCACCGCCCCCGCTACCCGGCCATCTGCCGGGCACCCGGCCAGGCCGAATGCCAGCCAGGTACGTTGCTCCAGGCGCATCGCCGAAAGCCAAAGATCGTGGGGGTGCTCAAGCATCGCCACGCCTTCACCGCCGTCCAGTTGCACCGCGAACTTGGCCGACAGTTGGTGAAACCGCTGTGTGCCTTGAAGGGTTTGCAGAATGTGCTCGGCCAGCGGCCGCACATCCAGCAGCATGGCAGGATCATGCCCGGCCAGCGGGCTGAGCATCAGGTTGCGCACATCGTCGCTTGCCGCATCCCGAGAGCCGAGGCCGGCTGCCAGCAGGGTGTCGATCAAACCTGTGTGGTCGCTTCCGATGCCCCGAATCTGCAAGTTACCGCGGTTGGTCGCCTCGATCACGCCCGTGGCAAAACGCTCGGCGGCGTCGGCCACCGCATCCGCCTGGTCGGCCAGCAACAGGCCACCGGGCAGCTTGATGCGGCAGATGCCGCCATCGCGGGCACTGACGATACGCCACAACCCCGGGCAGGCCGAGGGGCGGAGCGAAACAGTGGGGGCGTGAGGCTGGTTCAAAAGGGCGTCCGACAATCGCTGAAAATGCGCTTGAGTGTAGAAGGCGCGGTATTATGCCTGCTTTGTCCGGCGGCATGAAAAGCCGGTGGTCGAGCATCATTGGCGGATTGGAACAGATGGCACCCTGGTTGACAGTAATTGGTATCGGCGAAGACGGCTACAGCGGCCTGGGCAAGCAGGCCCGGCGCGCCCTGCTGGCGGCTACGCGAGTCATCGGCAGCCCGCGCCAGCTGGCCTTGCTGCCCCACTGCATCAGCGCCCTCAAACAAGAATGGCCAAGCCCGTTTTCCCTGGCCCCGGTATTGGCGCTGCGTGGCGAACCGGTGTGCGTGCTGGCCAGCGGTGACCCGATGTTCTATGGCGTTGGCGCCAGCCTGGCGCGGCAAGTGCCTGCCGAAGAAATGCAGGTGCTGTCGATGCCCTCTTCCTGCTCCTTGGCCGCTGCCTGCCTGGGCTGGCCACTGCAGGACGTACAGGTGGTATCACTGGTCGCCCGTCCGCTGGCTGCACTCAATGCCCACTTGCACAGCGGCCTGCGCCTGTTGGTGCTGAGCAACGACGGTGGCAGCCCCGCCGCCATCGCCGCCCTGCTGTGTGGGCGCGGGTTCGGGCCAAGCCGCCTGCATGTGCTCGAACACCTGGGTGGCCCCGACCAACGCCAGCTGACGGGGAGTGCCGAAGACTGGCCGCACACGCAAGTGGCCGCGCTTAATCTGGTCGCAATCGAATGTCAGGCCACATCAGATGCCCCCCGCCTGCCACGCGTGGCAGGGCTACCGGACAGCGCGTTCCGCCACGATGGTCAGTTGACCAAACGGGACGTGCGCGCTATCACCCTCGCTCGCCTGGCGCCACAACCGGGCGAACTGCTGTGGGATGTTGGCGCGGGGTGTGGCTCGATTGGCATCGAATGGATGCGCGCCCACCCGGCATGCCGTGCCCTGGCCATCGAGGCCGACGAAGGCCGCCAAGGATTTATCGAGCACAACCGCGATGCCTTGGGCGTGCCGGGCTTGCACCTGGTTCGCGGCAAGGCGCCGCAGGCGCTGGCCGACCTGGAGCGCCCCGACGCCATCTTCATCGGCGGCGGCGTCACCCGTGAAGGCGTGCTACCGCTGTGCTGGGAGCGCCTGCGCCCGGGCGGCCGGCTGGTCGCCAACGCGGTGACCCTGCAAAGCGAACTGGCCCTTGCGCACTTTCGTGAACAACATGGCGGCGAACTGACCCGCATCCACGTCGCCCAGGCCCAACCCCTGGGCGCGTTCGACACTTGGCGCCAGGCCTTGCCGATCACCCTGCTCGACGTGGTGAAACCCTTCGATGCGTGAAGAAACCCGCGAGCAACCTGCCCCGCTGCGCAGCGGCCTGACCACCGGCAGCTGTGCAACCGCCACCAGCCTGGCAGCCGCACGCCTGCTGCTGACCGGCCAGCACAATGACGCGGTGGACATCACCCTGCCCAAGGGCAAGGTGGTGCAGATGCGCCTGGAGTTCTGCCGCCTGGCGGGCGAGCGCGCCGAAGCGGGCACGCTCAAGGATGCCGGTGACGACCCGGATGTCACCCACGGGGCGTTGCTGTACAGCCAGATACGCCTGCTGCCTGAACCCGGCATACGCTTTGTTGCAGGCCAGGGCGTCGGCACGGTCACCCGCCCCGGGCTGGTGCTTGCCGTGGGCGAGCCGGCGATCAACCCAGTACCCCGGCGCATGATCACTGAACACCTGCAGCAACTGGCCGACGATTGCGGCTACCCCGGTGGCTTCGAAGTCACCGTGAATGTGCAGGGCGGCGAGCAATTGGCATTGAAGACCATGAACCCGCGCCTGGGCATACTCGGCGGGTTGTCGATCCTGGGCACCAGCGGCATCGTGCGGCCATTCTCGTGTTCTGCGTACATCGCCTCCATCCATCAAGGTATCGACGTCGCCCACACCAACGGCTACACCCACATCGCCGCCTGTACCGGCAATGCCAGTGAAGACACCATGCGCCGAGTGTATGGCCTGCCGGAAATCGCCCTGATCGAAATGGGCGACTTTGTCGGCGCAGTGCTCAAGCACCTGCGCAAAGTCCCGGTTCCACGCCTGACGTTGTGCGGCGGTTTCGGCAAGATCAGCAAGCTGGCTGCCGGGCACATGGACCTGCATAGCCGCCATTCCAGCATCGACTTACCGCAGCTTGCGGGCTGGGCGGCAGACA
The genomic region above belongs to Pseudomonas sp. PSKL.D1 and contains:
- a CDS encoding hybrid sensor histidine kinase/response regulator; the encoded protein is MRRLRIATTLIVSLLTLLCLLPASADQGGGWSVLLDEQANLQLSDVRSDRYRSQFSPIILADLDAAPAEQALWLHYRLAPGEQEQLLRVFAPDLSRLDLYALDGDRLLRQLHHGRQAGNASPTLRGSDHVLPLPNSQQTLDIYLRLVSEHQLRPAVSLEPAAVAASDQSQTLLFGMLFGSLVMLILHNLIRFFYTRSSTTLILALYHGLMLLSGLILLNLSGPWWHLWHSAQTPAAYLTLVLAGMAGLFFTQHFFSPCNSAQLNRLLQAELLITAVSGLILLFVDTLPLNLMTYALLALGSVTMLLVSSYHWYKGYAPARLFSLAMVVFNLGGLVLLPALLGLTRTSTPWLLCILLGLTAVSGLLLNLAVSERLRRMSEERFSASRALAASDAEINAKAEFLAKISHEIRTPMNGVLGMTELLLGTPLSVKQRDYVQTIHSAGNELLTLINEILDISKLESRQIELDDVQFDLNALIEDCLNIFRAKAEQQNIELISFTQPQVPRVISGDPTRLRQALSSLLENALKNTEQGEILLVVALDQRGEVPRLRIAVQDSGEPLPAAEREALLQAELHSHQFLSSNKLGGHLGLVIAKQLIGLMQGEFGIKSSTSMGNTLWLTLPLDPARLEQPPADPDGPLRDARVLVVDDNDTCRKVLVQQCSAWGMNVSAVPSGKEALALLRTKAHLRDYFDAVLLDQNMPGMTGMQLAAKIKEDPSLNHDILVVMLTGISNAPSKVIARNAGVKRILAKPVAGYTLKTTLAEELAQRGREQTLPVSVPSSQPSLELPGDFRVLVAEDNTISTKVIRGMLGKLNLEPDTASNGEEALQAMKAQRYDLVLMDCEMPILDGFSATQQLRAWEVANQRQRTPVVALTAHILAEHKERARLSGMDGHMAKPVELSQLRELIQYWACHREAKADDPLQTS
- a CDS encoding MarC family protein, with protein sequence MLHELFSVYLKMLVLYSPFFVLSCFISLTRGHSSKERKHLAWKVAFAVLVASVLLYLFGRVIFGVFGITADAFRIGAGSVLFISALGMAQGKPAVQADNVQQDVTIVPLTIPLTVGPGTIGALLVMGVGQPHWDDKLLAIISIALASFTVGLVLYLSHGIERLLGDQGLQIVSRLMGLFVCALAAQIIFTGIKGYLAL
- the cobJ gene encoding precorrin-3B C(17)-methyltransferase, whose product is MAGVSMQKAPAIVLLGAGSLATAQRIQQRYPQAALYGLSGRVEGADHYYQAFGDTLRALYQQGAPIIALCAAGIVIRSLACLLGDKGEEPPVLAVAEDGSAVVPLLGGLSGVNVMAREIGEALGVAAAITTSGELRFGTCLLNPPQGYALADLEQGKRFVSDLLAGESVRVEGEAPWLEGACLPASEVAQRTIHVSSEARLPHRDELLIHPRSVVVAVDAGGTGLAEQVRSALREANIAQASLASLLASEANMAESALHGAAAELGVALRFAAESETLASMVSQVLPNARLIEQGSVVVAVASSPVDVERVGRRRGRLAVIGLGPGAAELMVPAVKAELARAEDVLGYETYVRMAGPFRDDQVLHCTDNREEMQRARHAFELAAQGRSVVVVSSGDPGVFAMAAAVLEALHESTDPAWHRVDLEILPGVSASLATAAQAGAPLGHDFCVISLSDNLKPWSIIEKRLDLASQADLVLAFYNPISKARPNQLGVALEVVRRHRDGHTPVVLGRDIGRPGQTLRVIELAELVPEMVDMRTMVLVGSSTTCTFERPDGKRWVYTPRWYGSKP
- a CDS encoding precorrin-2 C(20)-methyltransferase; its protein translation is MAPRGRLLGLGVGPGDPELITLKALRLLREAPVVAYFVAKGKRGNAFGIIEAHLQAEQILLPLVYPVTTEVLPAPLSYEQVISDFYDEASVQVAEHLNAGRDVAVICEGDPFFYGSYMYLHDRLAQNHEAEVIPGVCSMLGGASVLGAPLVYRNQSLSVLSGVLPAEDLKRRLADADAAVIMKLGRNFPKVRDVLGELGLAQRALYVERATMANQKIVPLEEVDPQSSPYFSLIIVPGEKWQG
- a CDS encoding precorrin-8X methylmutase, which produces MIDYIRDGQEIYRNSFRIIREEARLERIPADLEKLAVRVIHACGMVEAIDGLQFSEGAGRAGREALANGAPILCDAHMVAEGITRARLPADNQVICTLRDPSVPGLAKEAGNTRSAVALELWRPHLEGSVVVIGNAPTALFYLLEMLDAGAPKPALILGFPVGFVGAAESKAMLAADSRGVPFVIMQGRLGGSAMAAAAVNALATEVE
- the cobG gene encoding precorrin-3B synthase, whose protein sequence is MSDALLNQPHAPTVSLRPSACPGLWRIVSARDGGICRIKLPGGLLLADQADAVADAAERFATGVIEATNRGNLQIRGIGSDHTGLIDTLLAAGLGSRDAASDDVRNLMLSPLAGHDPAMLLDVRPLAEHILQTLQGTQRFHQLSAKFAVQLDGGEGVAMLEHPHDLWLSAMRLEQRTWLAFGLAGCPADGRVAGAVPVENGLELVRAVLERFLDLATPEQSRMRQLLETCPAERFIDGLGLSIRRDAAVLDWRREALMSRWLGVLAQHQGTALGVAPPLGRLTPAMLRAAAQVARQWGDASLRMSPWQSLVLTNIDPAGIEPARQALSVAGLLQDGHPLARLVACTGSSGCAKAHGETKADAATLATLLPPGAPASVHLSGCHRSCAVAHVAPATLLARSPGRYDLYLRDARLPGLGALRATHLTLNEAGAMLALPTEHLDD
- the cbiE gene encoding precorrin-6y C5,15-methyltransferase (decarboxylating) subunit CbiE, yielding MAPWLTVIGIGEDGYSGLGKQARRALLAATRVIGSPRQLALLPHCISALKQEWPSPFSLAPVLALRGEPVCVLASGDPMFYGVGASLARQVPAEEMQVLSMPSSCSLAAACLGWPLQDVQVVSLVARPLAALNAHLHSGLRLLVLSNDGGSPAAIAALLCGRGFGPSRLHVLEHLGGPDQRQLTGSAEDWPHTQVAALNLVAIECQATSDAPRLPRVAGLPDSAFRHDGQLTKRDVRAITLARLAPQPGELLWDVGAGCGSIGIEWMRAHPACRALAIEADEGRQGFIEHNRDALGVPGLHLVRGKAPQALADLERPDAIFIGGGVTREGVLPLCWERLRPGGRLVANAVTLQSELALAHFREQHGGELTRIHVAQAQPLGAFDTWRQALPITLLDVVKPFDA
- a CDS encoding cobalt-precorrin-5B (C(1))-methyltransferase; protein product: MREETREQPAPLRSGLTTGSCATATSLAAARLLLTGQHNDAVDITLPKGKVVQMRLEFCRLAGERAEAGTLKDAGDDPDVTHGALLYSQIRLLPEPGIRFVAGQGVGTVTRPGLVLAVGEPAINPVPRRMITEHLQQLADDCGYPGGFEVTVNVQGGEQLALKTMNPRLGILGGLSILGTSGIVRPFSCSAYIASIHQGIDVAHTNGYTHIAACTGNASEDTMRRVYGLPEIALIEMGDFVGAVLKHLRKVPVPRLTLCGGFGKISKLAAGHMDLHSRHSSIDLPQLAGWAADIGAGADLQAAIIGANTSQQALALAHAAGIALGDAVCAHALAFTCSVVPAQVQVEVFAIDRQGGIVGKAGVQ